The DNA segment ATTTGCTGTTGGGAGTCAAAGGAGTGGAAAAGAAACTGACCAATATTGTATAGTAGGGGTATGGCCAGAAGaagcaaaagttaaaaaagcccttctttctcttttcatttttgtgtatAGACTCAGAGTAATTACAATTTAAACTTAAGGTCAGGTAAATTTTGCAGAAGAAGGGGATAAGGAGAAGAGATGTTTCATATTGCTTTGTTACAATATACCAGCTTGCATGTAttgtttcatcttttaaaaaaaaccttatggTCAATCTTAAACAAAAAAGTTAGTGTCATATCCTCTTCTATAAGCCAAAATCATTCTacaatatcacagaatcacggaatggtttgtgtcggaagggaccttaaagaccatccagttccaacccccctgccatgggcaggggcacctcccactggctcaggctgctcaaagccccatccaacctggccttgaacacctccagggatggggcatctgcagcttctctgggcaacctgtgccagtgcctcaccaccctcatcatgaatatgattctattattctaattgatactgcttttgttttgcagccttccaggaaTAACTGAAAATGTGTCTGACGAGAGGTTGGCAGATCGCCTGTATCTTACTTACCTGGAtcaagttttcttctgaaactctTGCCCACTGATTTTAGTACCGCTACCATTAATTTTAATGGGAATAAGGAGAAGCTATATGATAAAGCATATGAAATTTCAAATGATGACATGCTCCTCAGGTTCAGTAGCACTGCTGAAGTTTGGCAGGGACTTCCCCTAGATGCTTTACAATTGCTCCTCTGCAACTGTAATATAATCATGATCTGAGAAGTTAAGAGGCTTTAGTCTGGAAACAGGATTGTAGTTTCTTATATGCCAGTCGGCTGTGGACAGGCAGATTAGGTAATATACCCGACTCATTTGTCAGTGGGTGATTTTGTATgtcattttttcagcttttaaactGAGAAACTACGTTAGTTaagcttattttgctttttattccttttttagttgctttttatttgacGACCACATTTTTTACAAATCCCAGAGATCAGGTAACATAGGGAGATGTGAGGGGGTTTAGATATTTTTTTGATTTCACCCTATCCTAGGGCTTGTCAGTGTGGAGGAAACTTAGCGGTTGCCTGCTGTCTAGATGACTTAGTGCTCTGACCACAAACCTCTGCTACTGTCTTCTCCAATGAAGAAAGATTTAGTTCAGAAATGCATCTCTTCGTGTCTATTCCAATGTGTCTCAGGGAtacagaagagggaaaaggagtaTTTTTGTATATGGGCTAATTTGATTCATCCCAAGAgggaacagaaaacagcagtaattttttaagcaattctaaaagaggaacattttcttttctagttgtTCTCATATTTAGTAAAGCAGAGTGACAAGCTTTCTTAGCTGCGTAGACCCATATAAACACTAGCAAAATCTGGATAGACAGTTATCATTTAGAAATTCTGTAGCGGACTGACTGCactttgaattttaaaagcattgcttTGCTAAGTCTTGCATTACTTTCCGCTTTACTAATCATCAAGCAGAAATATTGGCactctgctcttttccttcttttttctaagTTTTATAGTCAGGCCCATGTCTTTGAGCTGTCGGTGTCCTGATCCCCACTCCACTGAGATCAACAGGAAAGTTAAACGAGCTGAAGTCGGAGTTGGATGGGCACTTGGTCCTGTGCTGTGTTGGGTCTTAACTACACCTGGGTTTCGGTAAACGCTTGCCCCCTCTAGTGTCAGAACTGGGGTCCTGTTTCCCCTAAAGCCTGCAAGCAAGGTATAGCAAATGTAGCAGGACGTGGCATTTCATTAAATCCAAACCGTGTCCTTCAGAAGGTCACAGCCCCCAGTGATTCCTAGATTTCCTCAGTTCTTGTATGTAAGAGTAATATTCGATTGTTACTGTCAAAGTTTACTCCTCTAATCACGTACCATCAGCGCCAATTTTACCATCACCGTCCTTATCTCCAGCAGCCAGAAGAGCCTTCGTTTCTTTGTCTGATAGATCTCTTCCATCTGGGGTAAACCCCTTCAGTACAAACCTAAAGAGAAGGcgtagaaaaaaaaggagtttttttcagagcatttgCACTTTGTCTTTAACTGTTTTGATCTGTGGGTTGGAATCCCACGTTGTATCTTCCGTTGCTGACCTTCTTTAACATTCAGGAAGAGCGCTTTACTCTGAAACTGCATCTGACTGAAGAATTATCTGTTAAGGTATTGATCACTCATGCGTTTCAGGGTCCCACAATAAAAGCTACAGCTAGCTCCCTCCACGGCACTTTAGAGCATATAATCACCAAACAACTAATAATTTCACACAAATATTGGCCAAGAGATTGAATTGTATGCTGTTACCTCGAGTCCTgtaaaaaggaaacaggaaattAGACCCTTAAGGAGAGGTTGTTTGAGGAAGGACATATCTTTACTTACTTTAGTTCATCCTCTTCAATGAAGCCGCTTCGGTCTTTATCAAGAATATGGAAAACCTTCTTCACATCTTCTGGGCTCTTCTTTTTCAATCCCACCATCTCAAAAAACTTCTTGTAGTTAAAAGATTCAGCCGCTATAGGAGATGAAAAGCCAGAGAAGTGCTCAGAAGAATCATGGAAATATATAGCAACACATACTcgtgtttttcttccttactgCTGCGTGTCCTACCCGGGGAGGCACAGTCGAGCCTGGCTCTGCTAGGACCTGGATGTAAGCACTGTGGTTGTCCGTGCTTCACAGACTGAAATAAGCAAAAAGGGAGAGGGACAGCCTCTTCTTTTGCACGAGTTGAGAGAtacagagggatggggacttgCCCAAGGTCACTCAAAAAGTCTGTGACAGAGTTGGGAGCCGAGGTCTAACCTGCTCGGTCTCATTCCAATGCCTTAGCACCCCcacctccctctttttttttttaatccccccccccccccccgcccctttcCTTTGTGCTAAGTTTTAAGCTAAAACAGTCACCTGAGAGCGGACTCTGACTATTATATCGCTGTTACCTTTTGGATATTCCCActcctgagggaaaaaaaaacaaaaccaaaacccactcTTGCTCAACCACGGAGCCCAGCATTGACGAGAAGTGTTTCGGAGCACATGGGTATTTCAGTTCCGTTTCGTTTTTCCTGAAGACTTCCTAGAAATCAGCGTTACGTTTCGACCGCTAAAGGTATGTGTAATCGTGGCTGATAAGCTCAGAGGCTGCAAGGCGGTGCTGTGTTGTGTGCTGCCTGCAAGACCTTGTGAGGCACGGCCgccagggaggggaaaaaaaacacaccccAGAGCCCTTGAAACGGAGCTGAGATAAATGAGTTTACCTGCTCCACCTCTCCCATGCTTTAACCGCACCCGCTTTTGTCCCACCCACGTAGTCTAGCCACTATAATGTAGATTAGAAATCCAATACAGTGACCTCCAAAACGTGCTGtagacttctttctttttttttcctccttccccatgCGTTATTATTCCCGCCGCAGTTTTTCTTGTTACATAAAATTAAGCAGGCTCAGACTTTCGTGATCTGCTTGACTGAGATGTGTCATTAGTTGCTGCTAATTGCATCTGCTCCGGGACTCGGAGATGGCCCCGGAACAATGGAAGCTaatgagaaaaacagctgtTGGATGGAGCAAAGCAGTTCGGTTGGTCCCTTCGACTCTCAGGCTGCTGAGTTTTATTTGGGCTCAGCGGGTTTTGAGCTTCAATCTGTTTGGGAAGGTCATCGCAGAGAGCAGGACAGAAAGAGGCTGCTCCGCTGGGTTGTGCGATCAGCCGGGCGGTTTGGGGAGGCGGGGATGGGGCACAGCGTGTGCATCCCGGAGCGGCATCGCTGCCGTTTCACTGAGAGCACCCTTAAATACCCGAATCTCTGTAATTATCAACAAGGTCTGCTGTCAGTTTAGGGGTCGCGGTAGATTAGAGGGGTAGGGTGTATCTGAAAGCCGGAGGAGCCTGAGAGGGAAGCAAGGACCGCTGCAGCCATTCATCCTGCAGAAAGCTTCTGCAGTCGATCAGTGCACCCCCGTGCTCTACTGTTGCCTTCTGCTCTATCCCGAAAAGCAAAGTGCACCTTGCACCTGGGGATTCCACATAGGAAGTAAGAAAAGAGTGATTTCTTATCTTATTTAAACGAGAGGCAGCAGTTCTATAATACCCGAAACTGAATTTCGAAGGTGACTGGGAAGCTGCCAACATCCACGGCtggcttccccatcccacctcaagATATAATCCACCCTGGTTCGCCgaggggtttgtttcttttgaaagtaTCCTCTCGGTAGAAGCCAAGTCTGTCTGCAGTTACTGCTtgtctgtctttaaaataaatatttccccTCTGTAATGTGCAGAGCAAGTTTTCTGAGAATGCAGCCCTGCGCTTGATAAACCTGTCACGCTTtcacagcacttctgaaaacacaTCCTCATTTGATATTTTGTCTAGCCGGATCCTCTAATCTTCCTCGAGTTTAAATAAATGCACCGCTATCCTAAGCTGGAGAGATGAAGCgggggaaagaggagggaaaaaaaaaaaaaaaaaaaaaaaaaaaaaaagaaaagcactcaCCTGAAAAggctcccacagccttcttGATATCCTCAGCGCTGAGCAAGTCAGTCATAGCCATCCTGCAACTGTTTGAACAGGGAAGCAAGTGCGAAAAGattaaaaagtgcttttctcATCATTTCTGCTCATATGACCaaagctgcagtgctgtgtgggGATGGCACACCGGGAAAGGCTGGAGCCGTGCCAGCTATATAGCTCTGCGTGGATCAGTGCCACGGGCTGTCGCTCTCCAGTTTGCGGAGCACCAAGTAGTCCACAAAGGCGAGGGTTCTGCTAAAGAGAGGATACGGGGATGCCATTGCGGggagaggggtggggggagtGGGGGTCGCTCTCTGGGAGGCTGGAGCTTAAGCCTTACTGGAGCAGTGCCCGAGTCCGTCGTGACAGCGGCTGGAGGAAGAGTTGTGTCAAGGTCAAGTTCTCGGGTGCGGTGGAAGAGCTAgtggtgcagagcagagcctgtCCCTTTAGTAAGTCGGGAAGAGCTCTACCAGTTATACCTGGTGATGAGCAAGGAACTGCAGCATATGCCGAGCTTCAAGCTGCTCTTGAGGTCGGGAAGCGAACGTAAGGTAGCTTTTGAACATTTGCCTTACCGTTCGAACAGTTTAAAcatctccctcttctcccttccccccctccacacacacatTCCTTTTAGACCTCGTTTCTTTCGGGCCAGTCCATATTAAGCATCATCCTCGCTGAATGAATTATCACATCCCTGTGAATCCTACAGATCCCGTTTGTAATGCACAATATGCTGCAAAAATCTTCCACGATATGATATGGTGAAGCGAGATAAGAAGTGACAACACGCTAATTGGGAGCTCCTGTGCAGTGGTGGGCTTCTCAGGTGGGACCAGGCACTCCCCGGCAtctccaaagagaaaaagatttagAAAGTGTAATGTGTTTTCTAGGTTTTGGGTTATTTTCTCCAGGAAACCGTGCCCATGGCAAGTAGTCCAACTCCTTCTCAGAGCTTGAGCAGGAGCCATTAGGCTGAGATAACCGAGGTGAGGGCCCAGTAGTAGGGCAGATCTCTGCAGGAGCAGTGGCATCTCCGCTCCAAGGCAGGACGGGGGAGGGCAGAGCGACGGCGACATCCCCAAGCTGTCACCAGCGGGTACAGCCCGATCCCGCTGACACAGTTGCACCCTTGTCCTGAACGGGGAGCGGCCTCACAAAGAAGGCGGCTGCTGCCAAAACTCGGGCAGCTCTGTCAGTAGTTCCACTTCTAAAAGTCGGAGCCCCCATCCTTTCCCTCGCGGCCCAAGTTCAGCTGTAGCGAGTGAGTCATTAGCACGCCACCGAGCGCAGAAGGACGGAGGAGGAGGTGACattggggtgtcccccccttttctttttgaaacagCAGCTCTTAGTTGTGGGAGGGACTGACGTTTTCCTCTCGTTGGACCGACatcccccccacacacacacccacaTACCCCCATTTCCCTGTATTTCCTGAGCTACAAGAGAGACTTGTTTTTCTCCAAGGACAAACAATGAAACGGATGAGGAAGGCGAGTCCGTCTTCCCAGGCTGAGTGCTTCTCCTGCTCTACAAGGAAAGAGGAGCGGTGCGCTGGGATGCTGTCCCGACACAAGGGCTCCTCGCATCTTCCCTCATGGGAGGTTCTCGCTCAGCTCCCCGCGTTGTTTCGGAGCTGAGAGGTAAAAAAGGTGCTGTAAAGACACCACTGGGGTTACTCGGGTCTCTTGGGAGATTAAGCTTGGAAAACGGAGCTGAAAAAGCCTCCTGTAGCACAGGTTAAAGCCCAATTAGTCCGTCTGTTCTGCGGTAAGGTTAAAAGGAGACCCAGCTATTTACGAAGAGAAATCAATGGTCAGGtgcggttggactcgatctcagaggtcttttccagcctagcaATTCTATGTGCGTGATCTTCTGTCATTGCCCTCaccctttgcttttccttaactggcagaagagagaagagtCTCTTCTTGTTCCCATCAGAGACGCTTTTTCCCTGGTGCGACCTCGGCACCCGCTCCCCTGCTCTGCCAAGCTCCGCATCGCTGCGGGCTGCGAAGGAGCTGGGCCTCAGTCTCCAccgtttcttttctttcttaggaaCCTTTTGCAGCGCCATCACTGAGGTTTCCTCCTTCCCGGAGCCAAGGAGCCTCCTGTTAGGTCCCTGCAACCGGGAATCTCCTGCCCGCGGCCGGAGATGCTTTCCTCGCGGGTCTCTTGTGTTTCGGTGTCAGCCCCTCTTTGCTGACTAGGCAAAGCGCCTTTGGAGGGCTGCCCTCGCCAGGAACTCGACCCTGCTGTGCTTGGCAGACGTCAATCGGGTTAATTAGCCTCACGCCAAGCGAACCGGCCAGAGGCGCGTAGCTAACACAGCCTCCGAGACGCATTCCTTATGTCCTGGAATCCTGGATCCTCCGCATCCCTAACGATGCGCGAGCGGCCCCGCTATCCCTCGTCATCGGATCCGCCGGGGCCTCTCCGGCCTCATCGTGCTGTGAAGGCGAAACGTGAGAGGTGCCAGAAAAATGAGGCTTGGGATCAGGTGGAGCCGCCTGGATGGAATAAAGAAcgcttttccctccccccccacccccgagCTCCCCCTTAGGAAGTCGAGAGGCCAGAACAGTGAAAAGCAGCGAACACAAAGGGTTAAAAAGCAGGCGGCTGGGGGGCTGATACCGAGGGAATAACTCTCTAGGACAGATAGCAAACTTCTAGAAGCTTTAAACCTCCAAGCTTTAGTCAAAACTGCGATGTTattctaatatatatatataaaaaaggcGTTTCACGAATTGGCAGTTCCACACTCGACCCTTCACCTTCTTCTCATCATCCCTGCGAGATGAATGACGcgtttttctgtatttctgaggTTTTGCCAATTTTCCTGCCCGAACTGCTTGCAAAATCCACACCGTGGATTTCCAAGTTGTCTACCCAGAAGCTTTCCCACAGATCAACTCTGCCTTCCACCAGCGCCAGGAGGATGATATTCGTACTAAGTAAAACGGTCAAATAAATCAAATAGAAATCAAACCGCTCTTGTCAGAAGCGAGCAATGCAGTGGAGAGTTGCACGAACAGCAAGAAGCCCCCATGCCAAAAGTTGAAGCAGAAAGCCGTGAgtcctttgcaaaaaaaaaggaaaaaaaaaaaaggggggcaACACACATTTCCTTTATCTTCCTAATGACAACACCAAGGAGAACAACTTCATCTCATCACTTAAGATCGTCTGTGCGTAAAGAGAGCTTTCACCTCTGTGGCCCATTTCGGAGGGCCTTTGGTTCATGACCGAGCATTTCAGTAAATTCTGTTCACCGGGTCCTCGCTCGCACTCTCGTTCGCTTTcatccctcccctttccttttctgttatttccattttctcactTTCCCCCCTGCTTTTCTCCTCGCTTCCTCCCCCTCTCAATTGTTCAcctatttcctccttttaaCAGCCCTTCTCGCTTTCAGTCTTCTCTGAGGGAAACCATTCTTCTGTAGGTGGAAGATTTGCACCTCTTTGTCTCTGGGCTTTTGTTTGGGGGAAAAGGGGTAGGGTCGGAGTGATGGAGGGTATCCGTATCAGATTTCCTTCGGGCGAAGGTCCTGGGTTCCTGTCGGGAGCGGGCGAATCCACGTTTGCTGTGGAAGTTTGAACATTTTCTTGCTACTTACCTTTTGGATCTCTCCTAAGCACGCTTGGAAAGGGTGTGAGATACGGAGGTGGTCAAAAAGAGGTGGAACTCGGGGTAGGAACCCCACTTATATAATCTCTCTTGCTCTTTCTATTTTTGGCAGGTGATACCCACTCCTCACTGGTATCAGATTCAGGGATTTTGGTGGCGGTGTCACATTTATCTTTCCCTTAACTAATCAAGGAACGCTATTAATAATCCTTGGCACTCACCTTCCCCTGGCTGTGAAAACCTATTACCTCGGCAAACTGACGATCCGCTTGAAGCATTATTGTTAAGGGGAGAGGCAGAAGGTATGAATCAGCTGTTTGGGGGCAAATGGGCACTTCATCTTCCAtcagatggaggtggagatcTGTCACGATTAATCCGTTCAGTTCAAGGGATGGGACCCTGCTCAGAAGGAAGGGAGCAGGAAGATGTAACCTTCTTATCAGACTGAGGGAAAGCAAAAACATGCCCAGGTGTttgtccttttctctctttatccCTGGCAGGTACCACTCAAAACAGAGAGAACAACCCTAAACTGCATCTTGCTGCTAAAGATTCAACATTCAGCTTTACCTCTTGGTCTTGTAGGAAGACATAAGTAATTTCTCCTATAGGCAGTAGCAAACTCAATTGTGTAATTCTGGTTGCACATACTTATGGGAACATCCAAAATCTCCATTCTGGGCTTCCTCTGGGCAACGTGCTGTGGCAGGCTAAAAAATTTACAACTTGAGCTTTCTTAGAAGAGGTGGAGCATTGTAAATGAAGAGACACTATATATACAGTCACAATACGTTGACTGCAACCTTTTCAGGGTATAAATTCTCTTTATGCTGAGTTGCTAATTCCAGGGAAAGACACCTTTGAAGACACCTCTATTTTCGCTCTGTCaagcaataataacaataataaaactgCCATTGAGAGCTATTTGCCATTCTGTAATATATCTGGGGACACTTTTCCTtgtatttaatgtttttctggCAAGGggaaacattttataaaaggCTGAATCACATTTATCTGGAATATATTTGTGGGTAAAAGAAgaactttttctgtttcaggacTTGAAACATAAGAGTTTTTACGTTAAAAGGCAACCAAGGCTGTTGTGATACAACTGAAATTATCT comes from the Cuculus canorus isolate bCucCan1 chromosome 1, bCucCan1.pri, whole genome shotgun sequence genome and includes:
- the PVALB gene encoding parvalbumin alpha isoform X2, encoding MAMTDLLSAEDIKKAVGAFSAAESFNYKKFFEMVGLKKKSPEDVKKVFHILDKDRSGFIEEDELKFVLKGFTPDGRDLSDKETKALLAAGDKDGDGKIGADANSYTGKA
- the PVALB gene encoding parvalbumin alpha isoform X1 yields the protein MAMTDLLSAEDIKKAVGAFSAAESFNYKKFFEMVGLKKKSPEDVKKVFHILDKDRSGFIEEDELKFVLKGFTPDGRDLSDKETKALLAAGDKDGDGKIGADEFATMVAES